GGCTCGGCCCGACGCTCATCACCCCGGCCATCATCGGCGCCTTCGTGTGGGTGTGGGCCGGGTTCGCGATGGTGCTGCTGGCCGCGGGCCTCGCGGCGATCCCGCGCGACGCGCTGGAGGCCGCCCGCATCGACGGCGCCACCGAGTGGCAGGTGTTCCGCAAGATCACCGTGCCGCTGCTGTCGCCGGTGCTGCTCGTCGTCTTCGTGACGATGATCATCAATACGCTGAAGGTGTTCGACCTGGTGTTCATCATCGCGCCCGCCTCGGTCCAGCCACAGGCGAACGTGGTCGCGCTGGAGATGTGGCGCGTGTCGTTCGGCGGCGGCAACAACCAGGGGCTGGGCAGCGCGCTGGCCATCTTCCTGCTGGTTCTGGTCCTTCCCTTCATGATCATGAATATCCGCCGGTTCAAGAGGGAGAACTCATGACCACCGCCACCGCCGCGGCTCCGTCGTCGGGGCTGGAGGCCGGCGCGCCCCGCAGGAACCTCGTGAGCAGGATCGTCGACCGGGTGGGCAGCGGCGCCGTCCAGGTCATCATGATCATCCTGGGCCTGTTCTGGCTGGTGCCGACGCTGGGCCTGCTGGTGGTCTCGCTGCGGACCAACAAGGTCAACAACGCCGAGGGCTGGTGGACGATCTTCACCAAGCCCGCCGAGCTGACCGTGGCCAGCTACCAGAACCTGCTGAGCGGCGGCTTCTCCGCGTCGTTCTGGAACACCGTGCTCATCACCGTGCCGACCACGATCCTGGTCATCGGCATCGCGGCCATGGCGGCCTACGCCTTCGCCTGGATGGAGTTCCCCGGCCGGGACGGCGCCTTCCTGATCGTGGTGGGCCTGCTCATCGTGCCCATCCAGATCGCGCTGATCCCGATCGCCGGGCTCTACGGCAACGCCGGCATCTTCGGCTCGATCCCGGGCGTGGTGCTGTTCCACGTGGCGTTCGGCCTGCCGTTCGCGATCTTCCTGCTGCGCAACTTCTTCGTCGGCATCCCGGCGTCGCTGCTGGAGGCGGCGCGCATGGACGGCGCCTCGGAGTGGAAGATCTTCGCCTCCGTGGTGTTCCCGCTGGGCAAGCCCGCCATCGCCTCGCTGGGCATCTTCCAGTTCCTGTGGGTGTGGAACGACATGCTCATCGCGCTGGTCTTCGCCGACACCGACAACCAGCCGATGACCAAGTACCTGCAGTCTCAGATGCGGCAGTTCGGGTCGAACATGGACATTCTTTCGTCCGGTGCGTTCCTGTCGCTGATCATCCCGCTGGTCCTGTTCTTCGCGTTCCAGCGGTACTTCGTCCAGGGCATGATGTCCGGCTCGGTGAAGTGACGGCCGCACCCCGGTGACCTACGGGCGCCCGCCACGGGGGCGGGCGCCCGTAACACATGTAGCCGGATGTCCGATTTCATGGGCATGAAGCGCTTCCTCGCCCTCGCCGCAGCGGCCTTCCTGTCCTTACCCCTCAGCACCTCCGCGGTCGCGGCCCAGGACGGCACCCCCGGCGCGCCGGGCGCGGGCGACCCGTACTTCCCCGACCAGGGCAACGGCGGCTACGACGCCGGGCACTACGACCTCAGGCTCGACTACGAGACCGCCTCCGGCCGCCTGGACGCCACGGCCGCCGTCACCGCCCGCGCCACCCAGGCG
The Actinomadura luzonensis genome window above contains:
- a CDS encoding carbohydrate ABC transporter permease — its product is MTTATAAAPSSGLEAGAPRRNLVSRIVDRVGSGAVQVIMIILGLFWLVPTLGLLVVSLRTNKVNNAEGWWTIFTKPAELTVASYQNLLSGGFSASFWNTVLITVPTTILVIGIAAMAAYAFAWMEFPGRDGAFLIVVGLLIVPIQIALIPIAGLYGNAGIFGSIPGVVLFHVAFGLPFAIFLLRNFFVGIPASLLEAARMDGASEWKIFASVVFPLGKPAIASLGIFQFLWVWNDMLIALVFADTDNQPMTKYLQSQMRQFGSNMDILSSGAFLSLIIPLVLFFAFQRYFVQGMMSGSVK